A single region of the Labeo rohita strain BAU-BD-2019 chromosome 3, IGBB_LRoh.1.0, whole genome shotgun sequence genome encodes:
- the LOC127157815 gene encoding protein phosphatase 1 regulatory subunit 29: MKSVLTALTPSCTTFLFLPFFMLLCPPALVRGDCWLIEGDKGYVWLAICSQNQPPYETIPQHINNTVHDLRLNENKIKAIFFTSLSRFTNLTDLNLTKNEISYIEDGAFASQANLQVLQLGYNKLTNLTEGMLRGLGRMQCLFLQHNLIEVIASNAFWECPSLSNLDLSSNKLARLDPSTFTVLGRLMGCELAGNPFHCGCELYSFLTWLEAFNNVTHTYDRLQCETPRELFGYPLLSPVAGHGRSARYILSSVCRDGVLIPGMTSLPPDPDFSGTGPDMFEHIGPYHQPTTSSSSDNAFSPSIKLQHVSLSSASLMIQIPKPYSKMYILVQYNQSFVSDVMNLKNKKEMITLNKLKPNTNYTFCVASIRNSQRYNHTCLYFSTRAPNPDDLMPPPSTTTHYIMTIIGCLFGMLIVLGFVYYCLRRRRRQEEKEKSICVKKTILEMRYGPEVAAAVANDPTAVQKLHEQSHHQHHHGKLPMSSSSSSAMLGLGSANTSSSRLSSIPQVEKMATAFSEAMATKGNYMDIRTSVGGDDRGRDGAVVHGVLEEDLRRDDESDLGDDSDDDGRGSASEISTIAMEVDKVNQIINNCIDALKLDSVATSTVSTTASGPTSPPPTSTSSLTRGLIPISTSVSDTCQVLPSPKIPPPPPLPFTAPLSERPGITGGGFVSPPYRPPPPASAVRPIQRQMSADAAVIVSSSKRHCRPSSGKGRVYSLDVPEPHSPDPCQYPDKGSPLGCGEPLERLPLVGSGGGGGCSIDGGTVDGMALQQHLEVHPDYHCAEHRHSVPALYYEGSHDSPAQRVSFLKPLSRTKRDATSYSQLSPRHHNYSGYSSSPEYSSESTLRIWERFRPHRKGPREESCYVTAGNALRKKVQFAKGEDLHDILDYWKGVSAQQKL, encoded by the coding sequence ATGAAGAGTGTATTGACTGCCCTCACTCCTTCCTGTACCACCTTCCTCTTTCTTCCCTTTTTCATGCTCTTATGCCCACCAGCATTGGTCAGAGGTGACTGCTGGCTCATCGAGGGGGATAAAGGTTATGTGTGGTTGGCCATCTGCAGCCAGAACCAGCCACCATATGAGACAATCCCGCAGCACATCAACAACACAGTACATGACTTGCGACTTAATGAGAACAAGatcaaagctatttttttcaCCTCCTTGAGTCGCTTCACGAATCTGACCGACCTAAACCTCACCAAGAATGAGATCTCGTACATCGAAGATGGCGCTTTTGCAAGCCAAGCAAATCTACAGGTGTTACAACTTGGATATAACAAATTAACCAACCTGACTGAAGGCATGTTGCGAGGTCTGGGACGTATGCAGTGTCTTTTCTTGCAGCACAATCTCATAGAAGTCATTGCCAGTAATGCATTCTGGGAGTGCCCCAGCCTTAGCAACCTGGATTTGTCATCGAACAAGCTTGCCCGGCTAGACCCATCTACTTTTACCGTGTTGGGTAGGCTTATGGGATGCGAGCTTGCGGGAAACCCTTTTCACTGCGGCTGTGAGCTCTACAGCTTCCTCACCTGGTTAGAGGCCTTCAACAATGTCACACACACCTATGATCGACTTCAGTGCGAGACCCCACGGGAGCTGTTTGGCTATCCGTTGCTGAGTCCTGTGGCTGGGCACGGACGGAGTGCTCGGTATATCCTTTCCTCTGTGTGCCGGGATGGGGTGCTGATTCCGGGGATGACATCTCTGCCACCTGATCCTGATTTTTCAGGCACGGGCCCTGACATGTTTGAACACATTGGACCATACCATCAGCCCACAACTTCCTCCTCATCTGACAATGCATTTAGTCCCAGCATCAAACTGCAACATGTGTCACTTTCCTCTGCTTCCCTTATGATCCAGATTCCAAAGCCATACAGTAAGATGTACATTCTGGTGCAGTACAACCAGAGCTTTGTGTCGGATGTGATGAACTTGAAGAATAAAAAGGAAATGATCACCCTTAACAAGCTCAAACCGAACACTAACTACACCTTCTGTGTGGCATCTATACGCAACTCACAGCGCTACAACCATACTTGTTTGTACTTTTCTACCAGAGCTCCAAATCCAGATGACTTGATGCCTCCACCCTCCACGACCACCCACTACATCATGACCATCATTGGCTGCCTCTTTGGAATGCTCATTGTTCTTGGGTTTGTCTACTACTGCTTGCGAAGACGTCGCCGacaagaagagaaagaaaaatccATTTGCGTGAAGAAGACCATTCTGGAAATGCGATATGGACCAGAGGTGGCTGCGGCAGTTGCAAATGACCCCACGGCTGTCCAGAAACTTCATGAGCAAAGCCACCATCAGCATCACCATGGCAAGCTACCCATGTCCTCCTCATCCAGCTCTGCCATGCTTGGCCTTGGTTCTGCCAACACTAGTTCCTCACGCCTGTCCTCCATCCCTCAAGTAGAGAAGATGGCAACTGCCTTCTCAGAGGCCATGGCCACTAAGGGCAACTACATGGATATTAGGACCTCTGTGGGAGGAGATGATAGGGGGAGAGATGGAGCTGTGGTACATGGTGTTCTAGAGGAAGACCTCAGGAGGGATGATGAAAGTGACCTGGGCGATGATTCAGATGATGATGGCCGTGGATCAGCATCTGAGATTTCAACAATTGCGATGGAGGTTGACAAGGTCAACCAGATAATTAACAACTGCATTGATGCCCTCAAGCTGGACTCTGTTGCAACCTCTACCGTTTCCACCACAGCAAGTGGTCCCACCTCACCCCCGCCAACCTCTACCTCCTCCCTGACCAGAGGACTGATTCCCATTTCTACTAGTGTCAGTGATACTTGCCAAGTCCTGCCTTCCCCGAAAATTCCTCCTCCACCCCCACTTCCCTTCACAGCTCCTCTGTCCGAGAGACCTGGGATCACTGGGGGCGGCTTTGTGTCACCGCCATACCGTCCGCCACCCCCTGCTTCTGCAGTAAGGCCCATTCAAAGACAGATGAGTGCTGATGCAGCTGTCATCGTGTCTTCTTCCAAGAGGCACTGCCGCCCTTCCAGTGGAAAAGGTCGTGTTTACAGCCTAGATGTTCCAGAACCCCACAGCCCAGATCCCTGCCAGTATCCAGACAAGGGCAGTCCTTTGGGGTGTGGTGAGCCCCTCGAGAGGCTCCCTTTAGTAGGTAGTGGTGGAGGTGGTGGCTGTAGCATTGATGGTGGTACTGTAGATGGGATGGCCCTTCAACAGCACCTGGAGGTGCACCCAGACTACCACTGTGCAGAGCATCGTCACTCAGTCCCTGCCCTTTACTATGAGGGTTCCCATGACTCCCCAGCCCAAAGGGTCTCTTTTCTCAAGCCTCTGTCACGCACCAAGAGAGACGCTACTTCCTACTCTCAGCTCTCTCCACGTCACCACAATTACTCTGGCTACTCCTCGAGTCCAGAGTACTCCTCCGAGAGCACCTTGCGCATCTGGGAGCGCTTCCGCCCACACAGAAAGGGCCCGCGCGAGGAGTCCTGTTATGTAACGGCCGGAAACGCCTTGCGCAAAAAGGTCCAGTTTGCCAAGGGGGAGGACTTGCATGACATCCTTGACTACTGGAAGGGTGTGTCGgcacagcaaaagctgtaa